From Triticum aestivum cultivar Chinese Spring chromosome 7B, IWGSC CS RefSeq v2.1, whole genome shotgun sequence:
GAATGCACGGGCCAATCCATTGCTGCCTTCAAACATTATTGTAGCCATCTCTAGCTTTGAGCGACCATGAAGTACTATAGGGATCTCTTTTCCTTTGTACTTAAGATGAGCAAGATCGGCAGCATGAGACTCAACCGTCTCGACATCCATTCTGTCAATTAGCAAATGTTGAAGTTTATCAAGTTGGTGCGGTATGCTTAAATTGGTTACACCGGAGCACTCAATCAGCTCTAGGTCCTCGAGTGCTGAACAGTTTGCTAAAAATCCTGAAAAGTCTCTGAATATCTCAACAAATTCCAGAACAAGCCTTCTGAGTAGTGTGAAGCCAAATATGCCTGGGTGTGGCTTTATAGAAACATCAGCGAGATACAAGGACTGCACACAAGAGCTGCCTTGAACAACTAAGGCCTCAAGAGGGAACTGGTGAACTTCTCTGGATGGCGAATCAATTTTCTTCAGGTCAAAATCTACAATCTTCGCCTTTGATGAAGCGGCAAAGCCAATCCACCTGTCAAGATGATAAAATTCCTCCTTGTGCAGGCCACACCTGATGCTGAACTTGTTGATTCCCACCCTGCTATGCCGTTGAATAACACAATTCACAGCCTCAATGAACTTATCTTGTTTCATTTTCAACTTAGCCTGTGATGTTTTGACATATTCATCAACGGCGGCCTCCTCATCAGATTCCAAAGGGGGCACAGAAGGGTCATCATCCAGTTCATTGGGACCATAAAAACACAGATTACAGTGGAATGTCCAGAGCATTTTCCAACTTGTTGAAACAATGCTGGTCCTCACAGCCTCTTTAAGTGGGAGCAGTGAGATTATAACAGGTAGAATCTCCTGCGACAAGGGCCTGGACTGTTAAACTGGTGACGAGCCGAATAGGCACAAGTTTACTGAAAATCAAATTGCACAATGCTGAAAGTGTATACATTGGAAAGTGAGAAATCTGACCAGTCGCAAATCGCATCTTTTTGGAGAGTTTCTATTGGGTGTTTTACTATTCTATTTGTAACAATCTTGCACGTACTCCCGGATGCTGTTACAGCTGTGTAGAGGCAATGTCTGTAGGAATGTTATAGGATAGTTGTGTCAGCCTGTCTGGCTCCTAGAGAGAATGGACAGTTTTCAGTCCATTCTGCTCTAAAGACAGAGAACTAATTTCCCCTTCAAATTTAGAAGGAACGCAAAACTACAAACAAGATATAGGTTTTCGATTTCGGTAGTTACGAGGAAAACTATTTTGACGGATGGCATGGAAACCATGTTTCCCGGTTCCCCTGGAACTAGTGATCATCTGTATGTGCGCACTGTCCTGTAGCCAAGTAACTGTGAGTCAGATAGTGTTCAGTTGGGTTCTGTTGCTCTTTTCTACTAGTACTACTTATCAGTCATGCACATGCTAGTTCTTGCGCCGTTCACTGTTTCGGAATGCAAGGAAAGGTGAAACAGGACTACATTCAGCAGAAGTGATTCACCAATTTTCCTTTCTCTAACAACTCCGGTGCCCTGTTTCGCCTACTAAGCAGCTTCAGCAAGAAAACCCTACACACAAAGCCTCACTTTCAACAAAAGAACTTGAAGTGGACAACAATCGAAGGCCCCTGCAGGCAGCAGAACACAAATTTTCTTCGCCCCGGAGGTGCAGATCCATGGAGAACACCACACCACAGGCTACGTCTTAAGTgaagaaggaggaggcggcgggaggggagttACCGCGGGAAGGTCCTCCATCCGGAaggacggctcgtcgccggcgccgtggTGGCAGTGCTCCAGGCTGCTCACCTTGCTCGCCGACGACCCTTCCGCCGTGGGCTGCAGCTGCagggaaggaggggagcggggaaaCCAAAGGGTCAGGAGCACCCAGGGGAGAGGAGAGGGTGGAGGATGAAGAATGGGGGTGCTGCTTAcctgctgaggaggaggaggagcggctatTGCTGCTGCTTCTGCAAGATCGGTGGAGCTCGGTCTGCTTTCCTTTTTGGTGCCAACGGAACGCTCAGTGGCCAAGTGCCAAGTCCCAGGCTCCCAGCAATCTAAAGGGCGTTGGAACGAGTACCTTCTTTTTTTCCCTTCCTCCTTTCCCCCACCTCATCACATAATCCATTTCAGATCCAGTCAAAAATCGATTTCGGCAGCACAAACTGCAAATCATACTTGCGCCTTTTTCAAGATATAATCACTCCGTCCGCAAACATATCAATTTTCTCCGGGAGTGGCAGCTAGCCACGCTCACCACGTGGAAACTCCAACCCCTTCATAACCCCATTATTCATTTCTGCAACTAACACCAAAACAGCAAGTATACAAAAGGGACTTTTAATTCTAAATGATGAAACCAGGCATGCTAATTTGAGCTAGCTAGGGTATCATTGATGAAAAGACTAGGTACAGTAGTACATTACACGGACAAAAACCCCGTATCATGATGATGATTAAGCGTTTTCGCGCGGTAAAAATGGACGTCCCTCGAAACCATCACATTTCCAGTCCAACACACCTCTAGTGAGAGCTAAGCAGGCGATGAGAATACAAGACGGCGGCCTACAGCTCGTCCTTGTCGTACTGCTCATGCTCCGGCTCCTCCGCCTTGCCCGACTCCTCCTCCACCTCgggctcctccacctcctcttcctcctccacggccgcGTCCGGGCTCAGGTCCAGGCTCTTTTGCACCGACCGGTAGATGCTGGAGGCGAAGTCCTTGGGGTCAGGCAGGTTGAACCCGCTCTCCATCAGCGCCGTCTGGTACACCAGCCTCGCCGTCTGCTTCAGGCCCTCGCCCTGCAAACACACACAGACATCATCAAGTTAGCAAATCATCAGGCACCGTCGCCGCCTGCGGCATTCAGAGAGCAAAAATTGCGGTATACAGGGAAGACTGTACTACTTACATCGCTGTCCTGGGCGACCTTGTCGCGGAGCTCCTTGATGATGGGGTGCCTGGGGTTGATCTCCAGGACCCTCTTGCCGCGCATGTAGGCCTGCTTGCTCGCGTCCGACAGGGTCTGCGCCTGCATGATCTTCTCCATGTTGGAGCTCCACCCGTACTTGGAGGTGACCACCACACAGGGGGTGTTGTGCAGCCGGTTGCTGATCTTCACCGAGTCGATGCCCTCCGTGTCCAGGGCCTTCTTCCACCAGTCAGTCAGCTCCTTGAACGACTCCTTGAGGTCCTTGAGCTTCGAGTCCTTGCCCAGCTTCAGGCCCTCCTTGGACACGTTCTGGAACTTCTTGTCCTCGTAGTCCATGAGGTATTGCATCAGGTACTCGTCCACAGGGTCGGTGAAGTAGATAACCTGCAAGAAGAAATGGGGTTGCTATGTTACTTCACAAGCTTCATACAGATTACCATTTAAACCTGCTGCAAATGCCAAGCCTAGCACAAAGTATCCTGCTCCTGACACTCCAACAGGGGTGTGGAAGTTTATCCAGGACTTAACAGGTGTTAAGTTACTCTCTGGCAGAATTGGAATTGACATTACTGGTAACTAGATACTGAAATTCAATCTGTGCGTTCAACTCAGAATTTGCGTCCTAAATCTCCTAAAGTGCTGTATGGCAACATAATATGTGTTGTGATCTTCAGTAAAAACTGGTTTCTGAATACACTGGATAGATGAAATCATCATGTGAATTTGATTTCTTTCAAAAGTGCATATGTGAGTAAGCGGGACAAATAGCAAGTGCAGTGGTAACACAGTTGCATAGGTACTACTAAACCTGACTGGAATGAAAAGGGGACATCACAGTAACATACCTCGTAGTTTTTCTTGGTTAGCTGCTCGAGGAATGGAGATTTCTCTAGCTGCTCCTTGCTGCTTCCTGTAAGGTAGAAGATGTCCTTCTGCCCTGACTTCATCCTTGAAATATACTCATCAAGGGAGACAAGTTTGCCATCTGACTTGGAACTGAAACAGACAAAGAAAAGCAGATCAATTCTGTGCCACAGAGTATAGAACTACAGCATGAATAATACTGGAATACAGAATGCAGGACAAACCTCTCAAATCTCAGAAGCTTCGCAAGacggttcctgtttgttgcatcttCAATGATTCCAAGCTTGACTGATTTGCCAAACTCGTTCCAGAACTTGGCATACtggcccttcttctcctccattgCACTCTTCTCATCATCTGCTTACAGGACACAATCTATAAGGACTATCGTCATCAATTATAGCAAGTGACTTAAACTTACCAGAAACCCTAGTTACCTGTCTTTTCTTTGTTGCTGTACTCATCAGGATCCTCCTCAGCAAGTTTCCTAATCATGTCAAGAGCCTTGCGGATCAGTTTCTTCTTGATGGTCTTCAGACTGCTATGTTGTTGAAGCATTTCTCGGGATACATTGAGGGGCAAGGTGTCTGAGTCAACAATACCCTGGAGAGAGAAATAGCAAGTGATAAGTTAATCTGTGCAAGTCGAGCATCACAAAGAAAAAAATCTGTAGAAACCAATATGCAGTACCATCAAAAAGCTGAGGTACTTCGGAAGAAGATCATCGAATTCATCAGAGATGAAAACCCTTCTAACATACAACTTGAGGTTTGACTTGTTAGCATTGTAGTAGCTCTCGTACAGATCATGTGGAGCCTTCGGGGGAACAAAGAGCAAAGCTTTGAACTCAACATCTCCCTCAGCACTGAAGTGGCTCCAAGTCATAGGCTTGTCATCACCAAAGTCCTACAGAAAAAGACAAGTTAGAAGGCGTTCCTTATTTTCTTCTACATGTCACGTCACAAAGCTTGGCATTTTCTCCTATAAATTACAATCATAACCACGGTATGTACCTTGGCTAGTGAGTGGTAAAACTTTGCATACTCTTCTTCAGTAACCTCCTTGGGGTTACGAAGCCACACGGCCTTCATATCATTCAGAAGCTCCCATTCAGTAGTCGTCTCCTTCACAGTCTTTGTCTTTGGCTTCTTCTCTTCATCATCTTCTGTCTCTTCTTCCTCTGTTGTCTCTGTGGCTAAACAATAATGGATAATGCGTTAGTGACTGCACGCACACAAGACAATATGATCTAGAAAGAATGGATAACATTGCGCGTAAAACTTACTTGATTCCTCTTCTTCACTTGATTCCTCATCAGCTGGCACTTCGACATCGACCTCCTTGGTTGCCCACAAGTAAATGGGGAAGTTGATGAACTCAGAGTACTTCTTCACCAAGTCCTGCAAAAACAGCAACTGTATTAAACAAACTATTAACATAAAAAATGCTTCAAAGTGGCAAATTTGTTTTGTCATATAATGTTTCAAATACAACTATTGGACAGAAAGACCTATGGATGGCTACCTTCAGGTATAATTCAGGTCCACTGGGTCTAAGTAGAAATACAGCAAGAATTTAACAAAAGTAAACTGCACTAACAACAAGAAGACATGATAATATGGTGATACCTTCAGCTTGCCTTCTTCCAAGTACTCCTTAGCCTCATCACGGAGATGCAGTTTGATCTCAGTTCCACGGCCCAGGGGTTCATTCCATGTATCCTCAGAAATAGCGAATGATCCATCAGCTTTGGACTCCCACACATACCTATCAGAGAGGAATACAATGTCACAACAGCAACAAGAAAATGGCATAGAGAAAGGCAAGGAATGAACCAAAAGGACAAGGCAGCGGCACTGTGCCAAAGGCATGGGCATTGGTCAGTGTCTTACTGTTTGTCATCATTGTGCTTGCTGACCACCTCAACATAGTCAGCAACCAAGTATACTGAGTAGAAACCAACACCAAACTGCCCAATGAGATTGAGGTCACCTCCAGTCTGCATCTTTTCCACGAAAGCTGCAAAAGGTGCAAGCAATTAATGTTATTTACGGGCACATTTCAAAGTTACATATATGTTGGACGGTATTTGGTGCAATATTCCACaccaacaaataaataaataatgctgaaTTTGCACTTGAAGTTTCAAATATTTTAGAGCAGAGCAATCGGTAGAAAACAACAGTACCTGAAGTTCCAGACTTGGCAATGGTTCCAAGGTTCTTAATCAGATCTTCCTTGGTCATACCAACACCCCTATCCCGAATAGAGAGAATCTTGTTCTCCTTATCCAACTTAATCTGCATGTGGACAACGAAATGCCTTACCAACCAATTCAAAAAGGAATGACGTGGCAATCAGGAAAGGCTATCAGCTCTGCAGTTCACCATACCTGGATTTCAAGCTTAGCAGTGTCACCCTCGCCCAAAGCCTCCTTATCAGTGAGGGTAAGGAACCTAATCTTATCCAAAGCCTACAAACATAAAGGCACCACCCTTTAGTTCCCATCATCCACAATGCAATCTAAATACAGGGGGTCAGAATCAAATGCAATAATACATACATCAGATGCATTGGAAATGAGCTCCCTCAGGAAGATGTCCTTGTTGCTGTAGAGTGAGTTGATGATGATGTCCATGAGCCTGGAGACCTCGGCCTGGAACTCAAACTTCTCGGCCGAGTTCCTGAGGGTCTTCCTCGAGATCGACTCGGACTCCCTTCGCACATCAAAGTCATGATATCAGCACAGAATGTCAACGGCATGAAATTGGAACCATCAGCGTTGGTCAGGCATTAGTGCGCACCTCTGGACAACCTCGGAGTCGGTGGACAAGCCATGGGGGACGGCCCCAAGCTTCTCCTCTACCTTGGGAAAGTCGCCCACCTCGTCGCTGCTCTCCTCGGCATTGACTTGGAGCTTCTTAGCTGCAGGCACATCGAGGATCAGGCAAACAACTCGAATATGGAGTACTGATGTACAGCAGATAGGTACAGGTGTTTGAATTCACTAAGAGTGTGGTAGAGAACTAGATCAGTAGCAAGCAGCACTAGGTTTCCGCTAAGTAAACGCTAGATTGGTGCACAAATCTAGCGAGTTACTGGACTAAACCCTATTTAAACCCCACGACTTAATTAGCAGCATAATTTGGCTGAAAATTTAATAACACACGACGGATCTAAGAACGAAGTAAGCCAGTAATGCCGAACACGGAACAAACCCCTGCGGCCCTGCCACCACACCAGATCGGGGTGGCCGCGAGCCCGCATCGGGACAGAGCCAGTAATTCAGATGCGAGATCTACAGCGGAAACTGGACTAAAATTTACCACCATAGATGGCGCCCGGTGGCACTAGCCTCTACACGAACGGATCAAACAACCGGAACAAATTCCATCTGGACTTCCTACTGGGAATTAAGCGGGATTCAAGCATCAGATGGGAGCGCCGCCGCGAAAATCAAGCGGCCACGCGGGCTGCAGAACTGATAAGCCACCTCCTGCGGCCAAATCTACGCGCGCTGCCTCGAACCCAACAGATCACGAGCTACCACCTAAATTCGCCGGCCAGCGGCACAAATCACCCGAAAAAAACAGGAGGGAAGAGAGCTatagcggcggcggcgagggagggggaggggggcttgcctggatcGGGGAGCgtggtgaggaggaggacgaggaggagcgcgCAGGAGAGCGCCCACTTGCGCATCGTCGCCGGCCGCCGCTTCACTCTGCAACCAAAACTGGGTGAGCTCGTCGTCGCCTTCGTCTTGGCTTCGGggccggcgagatgcgcgacccATTTAAACGGGCGAGGAGGAGACCCCGCACGCCCGGTCCGCGCGGGCGGGATGGCGCCACGCGGACGGGCGGACGGCCGCGATGTGGCTCCGGCCACGCGGCGGGCCGTCAGTGGTTGGCGCGGGGGAGCTCGACGTGGAGCGCGTGCCCCGGCCGTCCGTCGGGGCGAGCTGGAGGATCGGACGGGCGGGGGTCTCGTGTGGGTGTTGAAGGGGGCGGACACGTGGCGGGGCGGGATTGGTGCGGGACGGGTCGTCGACGTCGACGACACGCGATGCGCTAGAAAGTTCGCCGCGGCTCAGTGGAGTGGATATCATTCGTTCGCGGGGTGGACTCGTGGTGGGCCAAGGGCCGTGATGGGTGCGTTTGGGCTGGCCTGGTCAGTCAACTGGGTGTTGACTCGTCGCCGTGGGATGGACGTCAGAGTTAAAGTTACTGGGCTTTCGGGCTGGCTGGGCCATTAGCACCGGCTCAGCCCAACGAGAAGCACAACTCCTCCAGTGATACGATCCTCAAATAAAAAAAAACACGTCCAGTGATACTGACAGAGAGCTAGAGAATGGCGATAGAGCGGACGAGCTCGCCCGCTCCCGCTATGCGTGCCAATGGGACAGTGACGCGTTTGTACGTGTAATGAATGCGACCATAGAGAGTAGAACGGATGCGCAACGCCCAACAGTAGTATACGGTGACGGAGCCGTCTGATCTGACGCGCATTGATGGTACACAAGTCATATGTTTCGTTGGTGAAAACAAAGACACTGACCAAGATAAATATTAGCCATGTCTTCCCTGCTAAATGCCTGAATTGGAATCCATCGTTTGTACTAACTGGTAGAACTCATCCGGAAGTATGGCGGTGATCACAAAAATAAAGCAGCGGGgctacaaaacaaaacaaaaaatcctTCATGTGAGATACATAAAAAAACGCTGGAAATTCAGAGTTCGGCATTCGAAAAAGTGGAAGAATTCAGGGGGAAAATTTCATAAaagatacaacaacaacaacaacaacaacaacaaagtctttagtcccaaacaagttggggtaggctagaggtgaaacccataagatctcgcaaccaactcatggctctggcacatagatagcaagcttccacgcacccctgtccatagctagctctttgtcgatactccaatccttcaggtctctcttaacggactcctcccatgtcaaattcggtcgaccccgccctctcttgacattctccgcacgctttagccgtccgcatTGCCCATAAAAGATACAAAAACATTACAAATACAATTCATGAAAAAAGAAGACAAAAGAATCTGTGCACATTTATATATGTAACAACAAACAGAAAAAATCGACCGTTGCTATTTTCAGCTTTGTGCGAGTGGTATTTGACGGGATTTAGCCTTAACCATATCAGTGAGAGGTGGCGTGAACTGGAAGCTAAAAACATTCTAGTTAGCTCATCAAACATGCATGCCTGTATGTCCCAGGGAAAAAAGTTTTTTGCTTTTGTTTGCATAAAGCACCGGCGACTAATACAGTTGTGCTTAGTTCTTCAGACATGCATGTGTGCCTCTGAGAAAACAAAATTCAGAGAAAATCTTCAAAATTTGATCTCACTGGACTACCCCCTTACTGCAAAATTCAGAAAACTCATTCTAGACGTTCCCCACCTCACCCCAACCACAGCACAAGAAACAACTTTGATTCATGTGTGGCCAGACATACAGATTTTGTAGAATCAACACCTTACAAGGATCAAGGTTTTTGATCTATGTTCAGGAAAAAAGCAACAGGTTTGGCGAACAGTATTCAAATCTATTGGTCTTCATACATAATATACGTCCGGTCTAGCAAGTCATTAGAAGATCCCCATAAGCCCGGATTGACAATCAGATTTTTGTATGCCTAGCTATATTCAGAAGTTTCAGACATATTCAGAGGTTTCAAACATATGTGACACAATTGTTCATGCAGAATTTTCAGTCACACTAAAATCAGTTGTGGTCAGTACATATTGGCATGTTCAAGTTTATTTGCTTCAGCTGTGGGAAAAGTTAAAGAGAAGTCACTTTCAATCTTTACCTGCTGCCAATAGATTGATGCTATGTGTTGCATCATATAGAAACACTCGCCGGCGTTCTGCCCGCGACGGGCTACATAGGTGACTACGTTCCTTCCGCGATCCGGACAAGCCACGATTGGCAGGATGACCGGATCAACACCTTGGTTCGTGTTTGCCATCATGAGGGTGCCTAGCTTCGATTTGGGGTTCATTGAGATGGAGTGTGCGCTTAGAGTTTCTTGGATTTGGGGATCAATTGGAGAAGATTGAGTCGCCGTGAGGGCGATGGGCTGAGTTAAATGGAGCTGGTAGGCCGACCCAGCCCTCTTCAATCTAACGTCCGTCCACGCGCACCATACAACGTCGTTTTCTTTCGTCCGCTATACGCATTAAATGTAGCCACATACATGCCCTGGAATACTGCCTATGTCTCGTATCCCGAAACGAGCCGACGCTCCATGATACCGTGACCAGGAGAGCTCGTCCACGCCTATGGATTTTCGCAGAGAGCTACTACTAGTTTCAGAGGATGCAGTGTGTTTATGGCACATATATATTGAATACTCGATGTAACGAAACATCCAACAGATGATTGAATCCGGATGAGATCATGCAAGAACCAACAAGCAGCCCAAAGTTTTGGCACAACCTGATTATTATTGTTACAGATAATTAGTGACACTTTGTACGGCCGGTTTACATCTTCAACATGGGTGcagtttcctttttcctttctgtttttgagAAAAAGAGTCGATCATTCCGTCCTGACCACAGATTACCATTATAGAAACCATGCccgctactccctccgttcctaaatataagtatttgtagAGATTACGATGCGGACTACATACGGCCGCAGTTGTGTCTGCTCGTCTGTCAGATCATCCAAGGCTTTTGTCTGGGTACGGTGGACATCTCTCGACTTAATTATGCTGTCATCACCCTCATACCTAAAGTCAAAGGAGCGGACTTGATCTTTCAATTTAGA
This genomic window contains:
- the LOC123158612 gene encoding uncharacterized protein produces the protein MDYVMRWGKGGREKKKESRPSSTDLAEAAAIAAPPPPQQVSSTPILHPPPSPLPWVLLTLWFPRSPPSLQLQPTAEGSSASKVSSLEHCHHGAGDEPSFRMEDLPAEILPVIISLLPLKEAVRTSIVSTSWKMLWTFHCNLCFYGPNELDDDPSVPPLESDEEAAVDEYVKTSQAKLKMKQDKFIEAVNCVIQRHSRVGINKFSIRCGLHKEEFYHLDRWIGFAASSKAKIVDFDLKKIDSPSREVHQFPLEALVVQGSSCVQSLYLADVSIKPHPGIFGFTLLRRLVLEFVEIFRDFSGFLANCSALEDLELIECSGVTNLSIPHQLDKLQHLLIDRMDVETVESHAADLAHLKYKGKEIPIVLHGRSKLEMATIMFEGSNGLARAFTAVPIILRVKVLNVQAQISAYEQLQKLAPRPCGMFMHLRHMTCGLTVLSLKKPNSDNGVLQLVHCLNVAPLLQTLHLDMIYSYFKASAPAEVAEEEGPHMHHHGHLKTVHISGFRCYKAQAELACCILENARVLDHMELQPRVAAAICSYADLKNFAVERRFLPGVREWAQLASERFGKAITVLDAPSE
- the LOC123160040 gene encoding endoplasmin homolog: MRKWALSCALLLVLLLTTLPDPAKKLQVNAEESSDEVGDFPKVEEKLGAVPHGLSTDSEVVQRESESISRKTLRNSAEKFEFQAEVSRLMDIIINSLYSNKDIFLRELISNASDALDKIRFLTLTDKEALGEGDTAKLEIQIKLDKENKILSIRDRGVGMTKEDLIKNLGTIAKSGTSAFVEKMQTGGDLNLIGQFGVGFYSVYLVADYVEVVSKHNDDKQYVWESKADGSFAISEDTWNEPLGRGTEIKLHLRDEAKEYLEEGKLKDLVKKYSEFINFPIYLWATKEVDVEVPADEESSEEEESTTETTEEEETEDDEEKKPKTKTVKETTTEWELLNDMKAVWLRNPKEVTEEEYAKFYHSLAKDFGDDKPMTWSHFSAEGDVEFKALLFVPPKAPHDLYESYYNANKSNLKLYVRRVFISDEFDDLLPKYLSFLMGIVDSDTLPLNVSREMLQQHSSLKTIKKKLIRKALDMIRKLAEEDPDEYSNKEKTDDEKSAMEEKKGQYAKFWNEFGKSVKLGIIEDATNRNRLAKLLRFESSKSDGKLVSLDEYISRMKSGQKDIFYLTGSSKEQLEKSPFLEQLTKKNYEVIYFTDPVDEYLMQYLMDYEDKKFQNVSKEGLKLGKDSKLKDLKESFKELTDWWKKALDTEGIDSVKISNRLHNTPCVVVTSKYGWSSNMEKIMQAQTLSDASKQAYMRGKRVLEINPRHPIIKELRDKVAQDSDGEGLKQTARLVYQTALMESGFNLPDPKDFASSIYRSVQKSLDLSPDAAVEEEEEVEEPEVEEESGKAEEPEHEQYDKDEL